A stretch of the Maridesulfovibrio bastinii DSM 16055 genome encodes the following:
- a CDS encoding Dabb family protein translates to MIKHIVMWTLKDEAEGATKLENAKKMKEILEALADKIDFLNHIEVSYDVFESVPGCDVILFTEFDDKEKLNAYAIHPLHLECVDFIKKVVTSRSAVDYVI, encoded by the coding sequence ATGATTAAGCACATTGTTATGTGGACTCTTAAGGATGAGGCTGAAGGAGCAACCAAGCTGGAAAATGCTAAAAAGATGAAAGAGATTCTTGAAGCTCTGGCTGATAAAATTGATTTTTTAAACCATATTGAAGTCAGTTACGATGTTTTTGAATCCGTACCCGGGTGTGATGTTATTCTCTTCACAGAATTTGATGATAAAGAGAAGCTCAATGCTTATGCTATTCATCCTCTTCATCTTGAATGCGTTGATTTCATTAAAAAAGTTGTTACTTCCAGAAGTGCCGTTGATTATGTGATTTAG